The nucleotide window ATGATCACGCCGGCGTTTGCACGCGAGCGGTAGCGCACCGGGAACCAGTAGGCGAGGTACGCGACGACGCCCGGAATAAAGCCCGCTTCGGCGACGCCGAGCAGAAAGCGCAGCACATAGAACGACGTTTGCGAATGGACGAATGCGAGGCCCGCGGAAACGAGTCCCCACGTCACCATGATTCGCGAAATCCACATGCGCGCGCCGAAGCGATGCAACGCGATATTGCTCGGTACTTCGAACAGTGCGTAGCCGATAAAGAAGATGCCGGCGCCAAGGCCGAACACGGATGCGCTGAAGCCGAGCTCATGGTTCATGCGCAGCGCGGCGAAGCCGACGTTGACGCGGTCCATGTAGTTGATGATGAGCAGCACGAACAGCAACGGCACGAGGCGTCGGTAGACGCGGCTGATCGTCGATGCTTCCAAAGAGTGGTCCAAGGTCTGTCTCCTAAGCGGCGCGAACGGCCTTCTCACGACCGCGCAATTTTGGGTTTCTACAACATCCGGCTTTCAACTGCCGTACGCCGCGCGCAACCCGCACCGGCGAAACGCACGGCCAGCGTGGGCTCAACGGGCCGGGGCGCCCTCGACCGCCTGCGGATTGAGCACATTGATCGGCTTGCCCTCGCGCCATGCGAGCAGCTGATCGATTGCGATGCCGAAGTAGTGCTCGTACGTGTCTTTTTCGACGTAACCGATATGCGGCGTGGCAAGCACGTTGTCGAGCTTGATCAGCGGATGGGCAGCGCCATAGATCGGCTCGTGTTCATAGACGTCCACTGCGGCAAAACCGGGCCGGCCTGCCTTCAGTGCCGTTTCGAGCGCGCCCGGCGCAACCACTTCGCTGCGGCTCGTATTCACGAAGAGCGCGGTGGGCTTCATCGCGGACAGATCCTGCAGCGTGATCGAGCCGCGCGTGGCCGGCAGCAGACGCAGATGGCAGCACACCACATCCGCCTGCGCGAAAAACTTCTGCCGGTCGCTTTCGCTTTCGATGCCGTCGGCCAGTGCGGCCGCGCGCGAGGTTTCGTGATCGTCGAGCGCGACGACGCGCATGCCGAACGCGCGCCCGTAACCGCCGACCACGCTGCCGATCTTGCCGTAGCCGGCGATGCCGAGCGTGCGGCCTTTGAGCCCGATGCCGAGATGACCTTGCCAGAGGCCCGACTTCAGCCGGTTCGCTTCGACATGCACCTTGCGCATCGATGCCATGACGAGCGCCCACGTCA belongs to Paraburkholderia sp. SOS3 and includes:
- a CDS encoding D-2-hydroxyacid dehydrogenase family protein, whose protein sequence is MKVIISDDYQDCVRTLDCYAKLAAQFDVEIHNDTLESIDEQAKRFADADALLLIRERTPVTAELLARLPKLKFISQTGRAANHVDLAACTARGIPVSAEGSATTAAAELTWALVMASMRKVHVEANRLKSGLWQGHLGIGLKGRTLGIAGYGKIGSVVGGYGRAFGMRVVALDDHETSRAAALADGIESESDRQKFFAQADVVCCHLRLLPATRGSITLQDLSAMKPTALFVNTSRSEVVAPGALETALKAGRPGFAAVDVYEHEPIYGAAHPLIKLDNVLATPHIGYVEKDTYEHYFGIAIDQLLAWREGKPINVLNPQAVEGAPAR